In Dromiciops gliroides isolate mDroGli1 chromosome 4, mDroGli1.pri, whole genome shotgun sequence, one DNA window encodes the following:
- the CDKN1A gene encoding cyclin-dependent kinase inhibitor 1, whose amino-acid sequence MSESPSRARQIPCSGKLCRNLFGPVDHEQLQQDCQDLMQSCTQEAQRRWNFDFITETPLEGDFAWERVRGLDLPSIYRPSGPWGREDLGGKRPKPRPSSPALLQMSAQGDHVDLSLSCTVVPLTPEREEGSMAGTSQPTRKHKQTSMTDFYHSKRRLIYKRKP is encoded by the exons ATGTCGGAGTCACCGAGCAGAGCCCGTCAGATCCCCTGCAGCGGGAAACTTTGCCGGAACCTCTTTGGGCCCGTGGACCATGAACAGCTACAGCAGGACTGCCAAGACCTGATGCAGAGCTGCACCCAGGAGGCCCAGCGCCGATGGAACTTCGACTTTATCACTGAGACCCCGCTGGAGGGCGACTTTGCCTGGGAGAGGGTCCGAGGCCTGGATCTGCCCTCCATATATCGTCCATCAGGGCCATGGGGCAGGGAGGACCTGGGGGGGAAGAGGCCAAAGCCCCGGCCCAGCTCCCCGGCCCTGCTACAGATGTCCGCCCAGGGAGACCACGTGGACCTGTCCCTCTCCTGCACTGTAGTGCCACTGACCCCAGAACGAGAGGAAGGGTCCATGGCTGGGACCTCCCAACCAACCCGAAAACACAAGCAGACCAGCATGACGG ATTTCTACCATTCAAAGCGAAGGCTCATCTACAAGAGAAAGCCATGA